The Candidatus Nitrosymbiomonas proteolyticus genome has a segment encoding these proteins:
- a CDS encoding CDP-paratose 2-epimerase, with product MKVRTLERQILVEEPLSQVFQFFSQATNLQILTPQSLRFEILSPLPIIMKSGVRIEYRLRLFGVPFRWEAEITSWEPEERFVDVQRRGPYLLWEHEHRFRGTSEGTFIEDRLRYAVPGGPFEGLISWMFVSRQVTKIFDYRERAIRSFFTVKS from the coding sequence ATGAAAGTCCGAACGCTCGAGCGACAGATTCTCGTCGAAGAGCCTCTGTCACAAGTCTTTCAGTTCTTTTCCCAAGCGACGAACCTACAGATACTCACGCCGCAATCGCTGCGATTTGAGATCCTCAGCCCCTTGCCAATCATTATGAAGTCGGGCGTGCGCATCGAGTACAGGCTGCGCCTTTTTGGAGTGCCCTTCCGCTGGGAAGCCGAGATTACCTCGTGGGAACCTGAAGAGAGGTTCGTCGACGTTCAACGAAGAGGCCCCTACCTTCTCTGGGAGCACGAACACCGATTCCGAGGGACCTCCGAAGGAACGTTCATCGAGGACCGGCTCCGCTACGCCGTACCCGGCGGTCCCTTCGAGGGTCTGATATCCTGGATGTTCGTGAGCCGCCAGGTTACGAAGATTTTCGATTACCGGGAACGTGCAATACGCAGTTTCTTCACGGTGAAATCGTAG
- a CDS encoding tryptophan-rich sensory protein — MNFWPAFAASFGATLIAALSGGVASAQSGAFYATLAKPAWAPSPQIFGPVWSVLYVLIGISGTLALLAVGWNKAPVPTSLFGAQLVFNGLWTWLFFHWRLGGWAFAEIVLLWIVILANIIAFWRIRPVAGALLLPYLAWVGFAAALNFALWRMNTSAL, encoded by the coding sequence ATGAACTTCTGGCCAGCCTTCGCCGCCTCATTCGGAGCGACGCTGATCGCCGCTCTATCAGGTGGCGTGGCATCGGCCCAGTCAGGCGCATTCTACGCGACCCTCGCGAAACCCGCATGGGCACCCAGCCCCCAGATATTTGGCCCTGTTTGGTCGGTTCTCTACGTGCTCATCGGCATTTCGGGCACCCTTGCGCTCCTTGCTGTCGGATGGAACAAAGCTCCCGTCCCAACAAGCCTGTTCGGGGCTCAACTTGTGTTCAACGGTTTGTGGACTTGGTTGTTCTTTCACTGGCGGCTTGGAGGCTGGGCGTTTGCTGAGATCGTTCTGCTCTGGATTGTGATCCTCGCCAACATCATAGCTTTCTGGCGGATAAGGCCGGTTGCGGGGGCCCTTCTTCTGCCTTACCTGGCATGGGTCGGGTTTGCAGCGGCGCTGAATTTCGCTCTTTGGAGGATGAACACTAGCGCTTTGTAG
- a CDS encoding IS2 transposase TnpB has translation MERNMTVRRACWMTGISTRAVYEEPGPDRDAALREALRRVWRPNMGYRMAHALVKEEFAPLNLKRVHRIWKDERLGRKKRYRKKRTGNPVPLSAEHPNHVWTVDFIHDSCLSGTKLKVLSVEDEFTRECLALEVATRINARKVRDVLAPLFADRGAPRFVRSDNGGEFVARLLAVFLSESGSNSRFIDPGKPWQNGFVESFHSTLRRDHLDVEVFVNLADAQMKTAIYRRYYNEVRPHSSLGYRPPAVAAQSLEFSRATPCLPPNPAGISSAEVYS, from the coding sequence ATGGAGCGGAACATGACGGTTCGCAGGGCTTGCTGGATGACCGGGATCTCGACTCGCGCTGTTTATGAGGAGCCAGGGCCGGACCGGGACGCTGCGCTCAGGGAAGCACTCAGGAGGGTCTGGCGGCCCAACATGGGCTACCGGATGGCGCACGCCCTGGTGAAGGAGGAGTTCGCTCCCTTGAACCTCAAGCGGGTGCATCGAATCTGGAAGGACGAGCGGCTCGGCCGCAAGAAGCGATATCGCAAGAAGCGGACCGGGAACCCGGTTCCCCTGTCGGCGGAGCATCCCAACCACGTGTGGACGGTGGACTTTATCCATGATTCCTGCCTGAGCGGAACGAAGCTGAAGGTGCTTTCGGTGGAGGATGAGTTCACTCGGGAGTGCCTGGCTCTGGAGGTGGCGACGCGGATCAATGCTCGCAAGGTGCGCGACGTATTGGCTCCGCTCTTTGCCGATCGCGGGGCTCCCCGGTTCGTTCGGAGCGACAACGGCGGCGAGTTCGTTGCCCGGCTGCTCGCGGTGTTTCTCTCTGAATCCGGTTCGAACAGCCGCTTCATCGATCCGGGCAAACCCTGGCAGAACGGGTTCGTGGAGTCGTTCCACTCGACCCTGCGCCGGGATCACCTCGACGTCGAGGTCTTTGTCAATCTGGCCGACGCTCAGATGAAGACGGCGATCTACCGTCGCTACTACAACGAGGTTCGGCCGCATTCGTCGCTTGGCTATCGCCCCCCGGCGGTGGCCGCGCAGAGTCTGGAGTTCAGTCGGGCTACGCCCTGCCTGCCCCCCAACCCTGCTGGGATATCATCAGCGGAGGTCTACTCTTAA
- a CDS encoding transposase, whose product MKRSKFTEEQIVRILQEAASGQKTQAQLCRDHGVSANTFYVWKRKYAGMQTDDVRHLRELERENAQLKRLLAERDLEIDAVRALFRKNGLALPNPSRGRDS is encoded by the coding sequence ATGAAGAGATCGAAGTTCACCGAGGAGCAGATCGTGAGGATTCTGCAGGAGGCCGCATCGGGCCAGAAGACGCAGGCCCAGCTTTGCCGCGACCACGGAGTCAGCGCGAACACGTTCTACGTGTGGAAGCGCAAGTACGCGGGGATGCAGACAGACGATGTGCGGCATCTGCGCGAGCTCGAGCGGGAGAACGCTCAGCTCAAGCGTCTTCTTGCCGAAAGAGACCTTGAGATCGACGCGGTACGGGCGCTGTTCCGAAAAAACGGACTCGCGCTCCCGAACCCGTCGCGGGGGCGCGATTCCTGA
- a CDS encoding epimerase: MILLTGASGYVGGRLLTRLLDAGHSVRCLVRGARSVAGFGSSNCEVVQGDILELASLRAAMEGVDQAYYLVHSMAVGKGFEEQDRQCAANFARAAADAGVRRIIYLGGLSHDETGLSSHFRSRNEVGQILRSTGVPVVEFRASVIIGSGSLSFELMRSLVERLPAMVAPRWVQMPAQPIAIDDVLAYLVEAASLGGADSKTFEIGGSDVLSYREMMLEYAKLRGLKRWIVPVPVLTPRLSSLWLGLVTPVYARVGRKLIESVRHPSVVRSKEALQEFAVRPMGFVEALVLAMRNEDREFAETRWEDSFGSSTKSSRSGVRRFGNRLVDSRSVLIRCSPSAAFRPIREIGGRRGWYSADWLWNLRAAIDLLLGGVGKRRGRRHPSELRVGDFLDWWRVEGFEEDRLLLLSAEMKLPGRAWLQFEVVPVEEGSIIRQTAMFDPLGGAGLAYWYLVYPLHKLVFRGMLKGIQSRALGPSG, encoded by the coding sequence ATGATTCTTCTCACGGGTGCCTCGGGCTATGTCGGCGGTCGCCTTCTCACGAGATTGTTGGACGCAGGGCACAGCGTCCGTTGCTTGGTTCGAGGCGCACGGTCGGTGGCAGGCTTTGGGTCGTCAAACTGCGAAGTTGTGCAGGGCGACATCCTTGAACTCGCATCCCTCAGAGCGGCTATGGAGGGAGTGGACCAGGCGTACTATCTCGTGCATTCAATGGCGGTCGGAAAGGGCTTCGAAGAACAAGACCGCCAATGCGCTGCCAACTTTGCACGGGCCGCTGCCGACGCTGGAGTGCGGCGGATCATTTATTTGGGCGGACTGAGTCACGACGAAACGGGCCTTTCAAGCCACTTTCGAAGCCGAAACGAGGTAGGGCAGATTCTTCGGTCGACGGGAGTCCCGGTCGTTGAGTTTCGAGCCTCTGTCATCATTGGTTCTGGCAGCTTGAGCTTTGAGTTGATGCGGTCTCTGGTCGAGCGACTTCCCGCTATGGTTGCCCCTCGGTGGGTGCAGATGCCTGCCCAGCCAATCGCCATCGACGACGTATTGGCGTACCTTGTCGAGGCAGCCAGTTTGGGAGGAGCCGATAGTAAGACCTTTGAAATTGGAGGGTCGGACGTGCTTTCGTATCGGGAGATGATGTTGGAATACGCCAAGTTGCGAGGCCTCAAGCGCTGGATTGTTCCTGTGCCTGTGTTAACCCCGCGGCTTTCGAGCCTATGGTTGGGTCTGGTGACTCCGGTTTATGCTCGCGTAGGCCGGAAGCTCATCGAAAGCGTACGTCATCCCTCAGTCGTTCGATCCAAGGAGGCCTTGCAGGAGTTCGCCGTTCGCCCGATGGGTTTCGTTGAGGCACTCGTCTTGGCGATGCGGAATGAGGATCGGGAGTTTGCGGAGACTCGCTGGGAGGATTCCTTTGGGTCTTCGACAAAATCGTCCAGGTCAGGAGTCAGGCGATTTGGGAATCGTCTCGTCGACTCGAGAAGCGTGTTGATTCGCTGTTCGCCGTCCGCTGCCTTTCGCCCGATCCGCGAAATCGGAGGGCGGCGTGGGTGGTACAGCGCTGACTGGCTGTGGAATCTACGAGCTGCGATCGACCTCCTGCTCGGAGGGGTCGGAAAAAGGCGGGGCCGGAGGCATCCATCCGAACTCCGAGTTGGGGACTTCTTGGATTGGTGGCGTGTCGAAGGTTTTGAGGAGGACCGGCTACTTCTTCTGTCAGCTGAGATGAAACTGCCCGGACGCGCCTGGCTCCAGTTTGAAGTCGTGCCCGTCGAAGAGGGAAGTATTATCCGCCAGACCGCCATGTTTGACCCACTCGGTGGCGCGGGTCTGGCCTACTGGTATCTTGTCTATCCACTGCACAAACTAGTGTTTCGCGGGATGCTGAAAGGGATCCAGTCGAGAGCGCTTGGCCCCTCCGGTTGA
- a CDS encoding arylsulfatase A, with amino-acid sequence MLGALTTLLAFSAIEPGAPLQGSRPPNVILIMADDLGIGELGSYGQQRMATPRLDAFAEEGVRFTRFYSASTVCAPTRCSLLTGKHTGHASIRGNKEVGGWGLNQGEGQHPLPDEEVTLAEVLRQKGYATACVGKWGLGGPGSEGHPLRQGFDFFFGYLCQRQAHNYTPTHLWRNHDVHLLERNQYFGAHQRLSSPPETYDSFMGEQYAPELMLEQAEEFVTRSKDKPFFLYFASTIPHAALQAPKDWVQRFPREWDPAPYLGQNGYLPSERPRATYAAMISYLDHSVGRLVDLVEGLGLADDTLFIFKSDNGTAPNGGVDRQFFASLGELRGMKTNLYEGGIRVPFLARWKSRIRPARVENSMWATYDLFPTIAEICGASVPTGLDGVSFAPTLLGLSQVRKHDFLYFEYPEGTQQQAVIRGDLKIVRPNLKNAPEAVELYDLSADPTESNDLAKQRPQAVRELLALAEREHLPSRDFPIQALDKGDQAKWLDLSQDRGRQVVVDREEGQYLGHVSTLLLEDQRTILAAYPRGHGNGPIVLKKSTNGGLTWSGRLPVPESWATSLETPTVFRTIDPSGKKRLILWSGLYPARLSFSEDDGANWTPLKPAGDWGGIVVMGFVERLSDGRYLAMFHDDGRFFRAGGKAAGTFTLYKTFSSDGGLSWSFPDEVLSRSDVHLCEPGLVRSPGGKRMAVLLRENRRLKNSFVIVSEDEGASWSEPREVARELTGDRHTAKYAPDGRLVISFRDMASGSPTHGDWVAWVGRFEDIESGKPGQYRVRLMDNLQGADCAYPGVEVLPDGTFVCTTYGHWEAGKPPYIVSVRFKLTELDRLAMESAGR; translated from the coding sequence ATGCTTGGGGCCCTGACGACTCTCCTTGCGTTTTCGGCGATCGAACCCGGCGCCCCGCTCCAAGGCTCCCGGCCGCCCAACGTGATCCTGATTATGGCCGACGACCTCGGCATCGGTGAGCTGGGCTCCTATGGGCAACAGCGAATGGCCACGCCCCGCCTCGATGCCTTTGCCGAAGAGGGGGTTCGGTTCACGAGGTTCTACTCGGCCAGCACCGTTTGCGCCCCTACACGGTGTTCGCTGCTTACGGGAAAGCACACCGGCCACGCTTCGATTCGAGGGAACAAGGAGGTCGGTGGTTGGGGGCTCAACCAAGGTGAAGGGCAACACCCCCTGCCCGACGAAGAGGTCACTCTCGCAGAGGTGCTTCGACAGAAGGGCTACGCGACGGCCTGCGTAGGCAAGTGGGGGCTGGGAGGTCCCGGTTCGGAGGGCCATCCCCTTCGGCAGGGCTTCGACTTCTTCTTCGGGTACCTGTGCCAGCGGCAAGCCCACAACTACACTCCCACCCACCTCTGGCGCAACCACGACGTGCACCTTCTTGAAAGGAATCAGTACTTCGGCGCCCACCAGCGGCTCAGTTCCCCGCCAGAAACCTATGATTCGTTTATGGGAGAGCAGTATGCGCCCGAACTCATGCTCGAACAAGCAGAAGAGTTCGTCACAAGGAGCAAGGACAAGCCGTTCTTCTTGTACTTTGCGTCCACGATTCCCCACGCAGCACTGCAAGCACCCAAAGACTGGGTACAGCGTTTTCCGAGGGAGTGGGACCCTGCGCCTTACCTCGGTCAAAACGGCTACCTTCCCAGCGAGAGGCCCCGCGCCACCTACGCAGCGATGATCTCGTACCTCGACCACTCGGTCGGGAGGCTCGTCGACCTCGTCGAGGGTTTGGGCCTTGCGGACGACACCCTTTTCATATTCAAGTCCGACAATGGAACCGCGCCAAACGGAGGCGTCGACCGGCAGTTCTTCGCTTCGCTGGGCGAGTTGCGCGGCATGAAAACGAACCTGTATGAGGGCGGGATTCGGGTTCCCTTCCTGGCTCGTTGGAAGTCAAGAATCCGGCCCGCTAGGGTTGAGAACTCGATGTGGGCAACGTATGACCTGTTCCCCACGATCGCAGAGATCTGCGGCGCGAGCGTCCCAACCGGTCTCGACGGGGTCAGCTTCGCGCCAACGTTGCTCGGCCTATCCCAAGTGAGGAAACACGACTTTCTCTATTTCGAGTACCCGGAAGGCACGCAGCAGCAAGCCGTGATTCGAGGCGACCTAAAGATCGTTCGGCCGAACCTAAAGAACGCTCCCGAAGCGGTTGAACTCTATGACCTTTCCGCTGACCCAACGGAATCGAACGACCTCGCCAAGCAACGTCCCCAAGCCGTCCGGGAACTCCTTGCCCTTGCCGAGCGCGAGCATCTTCCCTCGCGGGACTTCCCGATTCAGGCTCTCGATAAGGGGGACCAGGCGAAGTGGCTCGACCTCTCGCAGGATCGAGGAAGGCAGGTCGTCGTCGATCGAGAGGAGGGCCAGTACCTCGGCCACGTGTCGACTCTGCTGCTCGAAGACCAGCGCACGATTCTTGCCGCCTACCCCCGAGGCCACGGCAATGGCCCGATCGTCCTCAAGAAGAGCACGAACGGCGGGCTCACTTGGAGCGGTAGGCTCCCGGTCCCTGAGAGCTGGGCGACGAGCCTGGAGACCCCCACGGTCTTTCGAACGATCGACCCTTCCGGCAAGAAGCGCCTCATCCTGTGGTCTGGTTTGTACCCGGCGAGGCTTTCGTTCAGCGAAGACGACGGCGCGAATTGGACTCCGCTCAAGCCCGCAGGCGATTGGGGCGGAATCGTCGTCATGGGTTTCGTCGAAAGGCTCTCGGACGGACGCTATTTGGCAATGTTCCACGACGATGGCAGGTTCTTTCGAGCAGGCGGCAAGGCGGCCGGGACGTTCACGCTCTATAAGACCTTCTCAAGCGACGGTGGTTTATCGTGGTCCTTCCCCGACGAGGTCCTGAGCCGATCCGATGTCCACCTTTGCGAACCAGGCCTGGTGCGTTCGCCCGGTGGGAAACGCATGGCCGTATTGCTTCGCGAAAACCGCCGCCTGAAGAACTCGTTCGTGATCGTCTCCGAGGACGAAGGAGCCTCCTGGTCTGAGCCGCGAGAGGTTGCAAGGGAACTTACGGGGGACCGTCATACTGCGAAGTACGCGCCGGACGGCCGCCTGGTCATCAGCTTCCGCGACATGGCTTCGGGAAGCCCGACCCACGGCGACTGGGTGGCCTGGGTGGGGAGGTTCGAAGATATTGAATCCGGCAAGCCGGGGCAGTACCGGGTTCGTCTCATGGACAACCTCCAAGGCGCCGATTGCGCCTACCCTGGCGTCGAGGTTCTGCCTGACGGAACCTTCGTTTGCACCACGTATGGCCATTGGGAAGCCGGTAAACCTCCCTATATTGTCAGCGTTCGGTTCAAACTTACTGAACTCGACCGGCTCGCGATGGAGAGCGCCGGGAGGTAA
- a CDS encoding quercetin 2,3-dioxygenase, translated as MSIRPVKRIAKAKPTLEGAGVHLHRAFGFGATREFDPFLLLDDFRNESPEDYLAGFPWHPHRGIETITYVLAGTVQHGDSIGNSGVIGPGDVQWMTAGSGIIHQEMPKGDALGKMHGFQLWGNLPSSLKMTAPHYQEVQSAAIPVVVEDDGVAARVVCGEFWGANGPVDGLAAEPIYLDLSVPAGRRKTFRVDTSRNAFAYVFEGAAKFCNASEPFAVPTESMGWHETNAPTQADNRSLVLFDTGDEVTVEAGEEGVRFLFVSGKPLREPVAWYGPIVMNTAEELKAAFDELQKGTFLKHTE; from the coding sequence ATGTCCATCCGACCCGTCAAGCGAATCGCCAAGGCTAAGCCGACCCTCGAAGGAGCCGGGGTCCACCTCCACCGTGCGTTTGGCTTCGGGGCGACGAGGGAATTCGATCCTTTCTTGCTGCTCGACGACTTTCGCAACGAGAGCCCCGAGGACTACTTGGCGGGGTTCCCCTGGCACCCTCACCGCGGAATTGAGACGATCACTTATGTTCTAGCGGGGACGGTTCAGCACGGCGACAGCATCGGCAACTCGGGCGTGATCGGCCCTGGAGACGTTCAATGGATGACCGCAGGAAGCGGGATTATCCACCAGGAAATGCCCAAAGGCGATGCGCTCGGCAAGATGCACGGATTCCAGCTTTGGGGCAACCTGCCGAGTTCGCTCAAGATGACCGCGCCGCATTATCAGGAGGTGCAGTCTGCGGCGATCCCGGTGGTGGTCGAAGACGATGGCGTGGCGGCAAGGGTCGTTTGCGGAGAGTTTTGGGGGGCGAATGGGCCGGTCGACGGACTCGCTGCGGAGCCGATCTATTTGGACCTATCGGTTCCGGCTGGACGTCGAAAGACATTTCGGGTGGACACCAGCCGCAACGCGTTCGCTTACGTGTTTGAGGGCGCGGCCAAGTTCTGCAACGCCTCTGAGCCGTTTGCCGTCCCGACCGAGAGCATGGGATGGCATGAAACGAACGCACCCACGCAGGCCGACAACCGATCCCTCGTGCTGTTTGATACGGGCGACGAGGTGACGGTCGAGGCGGGTGAAGAGGGCGTGCGGTTTCTGTTCGTGTCCGGTAAGCCTCTCAGGGAGCCGGTCGCTTGGTATGGCCCGATCGTGATGAACACTGCGGAGGAACTGAAGGCGGCGTTCGACGAGTTGCAAAAGGGTACGTTTTTGAAGCATACGGAGTAG
- a CDS encoding NADPH azoreductase, with the protein MRSQVIAFAGSLRKGSYNRCLIENSKRLAPGVMEFEHVFLDDVPLYNTDVETEKFPEAVVRLKEQIRAADGVLMAVPEHNFSFSAVLKNVTEWLSRPPRENSVLENKPVILQSASTSWSGGLRAQLQLHQTLNYFPVRLMRFPEVCVGNCATKFDDAGILIDEPTVKRIQTQLESFQQFMRGEG; encoded by the coding sequence ATGAGATCGCAGGTTATTGCATTCGCGGGTTCGCTACGAAAGGGCTCGTATAACCGATGTCTCATCGAAAATTCGAAGCGGCTCGCTCCCGGGGTGATGGAGTTCGAACACGTGTTTCTGGACGACGTTCCGCTTTACAACACTGATGTCGAAACCGAGAAGTTCCCCGAAGCGGTCGTCCGACTCAAGGAGCAGATACGCGCCGCTGACGGAGTATTGATGGCAGTACCTGAGCACAACTTCTCGTTTTCAGCGGTACTGAAGAACGTCACCGAATGGCTATCCCGCCCGCCGCGGGAGAATTCCGTACTCGAAAACAAGCCGGTGATTCTCCAGTCGGCCTCGACTTCTTGGTCAGGTGGCCTTCGGGCTCAACTCCAGCTACACCAAACCTTGAACTACTTCCCCGTGCGCCTCATGCGGTTTCCTGAGGTGTGTGTAGGGAACTGCGCGACGAAATTCGACGACGCAGGCATCCTGATCGATGAACCCACAGTCAAGCGGATCCAGACTCAGTTAGAATCGTTTCAGCAATTCATGCGAGGCGAGGGGTGA
- a CDS encoding N-acetyl-gamma-glutamyl-phosphate reductase, with protein MTGGDRMEVATSTVQVWAAPIEGLSRLLSRHPHIEWMGEASSGIRFQQGAWERRIEADRPDLPIKGLIELMDNNPIVCADEMSVPGPASTLALIALGPLLRAGAPLEPPSIAFSFEDSGEDVAAWLATESWTGEAHCVYEPVDAGTVLACTGMAVVRTPDSPEEFRSLYEESFGRSFFVWERPGPTLPWDEVEGSPYAFYSVEVSASDEPTCLVAVRVIADRNGKCGAAQLVHALNLMAGFEESMGIAE; from the coding sequence GTGACGGGCGGGGACCGCATGGAAGTCGCTACTTCGACGGTGCAGGTGTGGGCCGCCCCTATCGAGGGGCTGTCGCGCCTTCTGTCTCGCCATCCGCATATCGAGTGGATGGGGGAAGCGAGCTCCGGCATTCGGTTCCAGCAAGGCGCTTGGGAGCGCCGCATCGAGGCGGATCGTCCCGACCTCCCGATCAAGGGACTGATCGAGTTGATGGACAACAACCCGATCGTATGCGCCGACGAGATGTCGGTTCCTGGACCCGCCTCCACACTTGCCCTGATCGCGCTCGGGCCGTTGCTCCGCGCCGGCGCGCCCCTTGAGCCTCCGAGCATCGCCTTCTCCTTCGAAGACTCGGGGGAAGACGTCGCCGCGTGGCTGGCGACCGAGTCTTGGACGGGCGAAGCACATTGCGTTTACGAGCCCGTCGATGCGGGAACGGTCCTCGCCTGCACGGGCATGGCGGTCGTCCGGACGCCCGATTCTCCGGAGGAGTTCCGGTCCCTGTATGAAGAGTCCTTCGGCCGGTCGTTCTTCGTCTGGGAGAGGCCCGGACCGACCTTGCCCTGGGACGAGGTCGAGGGGTCTCCCTACGCATTCTATTCGGTTGAAGTGAGCGCGAGCGACGAGCCGACGTGCTTGGTGGCCGTCCGCGTGATCGCCGATCGCAACGGCAAATGCGGCGCAGCCCAACTCGTCCACGCCCTCAACCTGATGGCAGGGTTCGAGGAGTCCATGGGGATCGCGGAATAA
- a CDS encoding hypothetical conserved protein, whose protein sequence is MKTLRKVVPAALLLGFSATAALPQISKSGNGYLFRMKFTKGVISKYQMTATTSLPTGGSMPFSTPFSQKVLSVANGVATVEFTVGPPVVNGQAQGKPTIQTLKLDSKGKIVGGSASQQVSNITFPDKPVGIGGTWSGEMAGPGQMGAGGKLTATYKLVAVKKVGNLDIAVVSSTVKGGGSGMTITGSGESMLRLSDGSLQSSNIKMTVTMPGQNGGKPMKLNSTVTVKRV, encoded by the coding sequence ATGAAAACACTGCGAAAGGTCGTCCCCGCGGCGCTGCTGCTCGGCTTCTCAGCTACGGCGGCGCTACCCCAAATCAGCAAGAGCGGCAACGGTTATCTCTTCCGCATGAAGTTCACCAAGGGCGTGATCTCCAAGTACCAGATGACGGCAACGACGTCCCTGCCCACCGGCGGTTCAATGCCCTTCAGTACCCCGTTCAGTCAGAAAGTCCTGTCGGTCGCCAACGGAGTCGCAACCGTCGAGTTCACCGTCGGCCCGCCGGTTGTGAACGGCCAGGCGCAAGGCAAACCGACCATTCAGACGCTCAAGCTCGATAGCAAAGGCAAGATCGTGGGAGGGTCTGCTTCTCAGCAGGTTTCGAACATTACGTTCCCTGACAAGCCGGTCGGCATCGGAGGAACGTGGAGCGGCGAGATGGCGGGTCCAGGGCAGATGGGAGCGGGCGGCAAACTCACCGCAACCTATAAGCTGGTCGCCGTCAAGAAGGTCGGTAACCTCGACATCGCCGTGGTCTCCTCAACGGTCAAGGGGGGCGGAAGCGGCATGACGATCACCGGCTCAGGCGAGTCGATGCTTCGCCTTTCCGACGGCTCGCTGCAATCGTCGAACATCAAGATGACCGTCACGATGCCCGGCCAGAACGGCGGAAAACCCATGAAACTGAACTCGACCGTCACCGTCAAGAGGGTGTGA
- a CDS encoding alanine dehydrogenase: MVVGVPKEIKPDEYRVAMTPAGVLLLTQHGHRVVVEQGAGEGTHIPDSDYRAAGAEIAPVDEVWSQADLIVKVKEPQSVEFPRTRPKQVIFTYFHFAASETLMRGMVESQAVCIAYETVELHGTLPLLTPMSEVAGRLSIQQGAKYLERPMGGRGVLLSGVPGVRPGIVAVIGGGIVGINAVKLAAGLGATVYVLDVNLDRLRYFDDIFPNNVITLHSNPGTIADVIQEADLVVGAVYLVGARAPVLIRRDMLSSMKQGSVMVDVSVDQGGCFETTKATTHGNPVYTVDGVVHYAVANMPGAVAHTSTYALTNATLPYVLRIADHGLDALRQDEALRKGLNVAEGAVTLQPIAEQFGYPFVPAIEYLNLPRTVNV; this comes from the coding sequence ATGGTTGTCGGCGTCCCCAAAGAGATCAAACCTGACGAATACCGCGTCGCCATGACCCCTGCCGGAGTCCTCCTCTTGACCCAACACGGGCACCGCGTTGTGGTCGAGCAAGGCGCTGGCGAAGGCACGCACATTCCCGATTCCGACTACCGAGCGGCGGGCGCAGAAATCGCGCCGGTCGACGAGGTGTGGAGCCAAGCCGACCTGATCGTGAAGGTGAAGGAGCCCCAGTCCGTCGAGTTCCCGCGAACCCGCCCCAAGCAGGTCATCTTCACCTACTTCCACTTCGCGGCCTCGGAAACGCTCATGCGGGGGATGGTCGAGAGCCAGGCGGTCTGCATCGCCTACGAGACAGTCGAGTTGCATGGAACCCTGCCGCTGCTGACTCCGATGAGCGAAGTTGCCGGCCGGCTGAGCATCCAGCAGGGCGCGAAATACCTCGAAAGGCCCATGGGCGGACGCGGCGTGCTTCTCTCCGGCGTGCCGGGAGTCCGGCCGGGCATCGTTGCCGTGATCGGCGGAGGGATCGTCGGGATCAACGCAGTGAAGCTCGCCGCTGGCCTTGGGGCGACGGTGTACGTTCTCGACGTGAACTTAGACCGGCTTCGCTACTTCGACGACATCTTCCCGAACAACGTCATCACCCTCCACAGCAACCCCGGAACGATCGCGGACGTCATTCAAGAAGCCGACCTCGTGGTGGGCGCCGTTTACCTTGTGGGGGCTCGCGCGCCCGTACTGATCCGCCGAGACATGCTGAGTTCCATGAAGCAGGGTTCCGTGATGGTGGACGTCAGCGTCGACCAAGGCGGCTGTTTTGAGACGACGAAAGCCACCACGCACGGGAACCCGGTGTATACCGTGGACGGGGTCGTTCATTATGCGGTGGCCAATATGCCCGGCGCGGTGGCCCACACCAGCACCTATGCCCTCACAAACGCCACCCTTCCCTACGTGCTCAGAATCGCCGACCACGGACTCGACGCCCTCCGGCAAGACGAGGCGCTCCGAAAGGGACTCAACGTCGCCGAGGGCGCGGTCACGCTGCAGCCTATCGCGGAGCAATTCGGGTACCCGTTCGTCCCAGCGATCGAGTACCTCAACCTGCCGCGAACCGTCAACGTATAA